In the genome of Perca fluviatilis chromosome 4, GENO_Pfluv_1.0, whole genome shotgun sequence, one region contains:
- the LOC120557998 gene encoding type-1 angiotensin II receptor-associated protein isoform X2, with protein sequence MEIPAINLKAIVLVHWLLTVWGCMSLLPSSFAWGNFGVLAVGVWAIAQRDSIDAVLMFLLGMVVTILTDIIHFGIFYPRYDLATETGSTFRFSQGMAILNLLLKPASCFFVYQMYRERGGDYNVNFDLETSLDSRCTTDSGDSAFIGRRY encoded by the exons ATGGAAATCCCTGCCATAAATCTCAAG GCCATAGTACTGGTGCACTGGCTGCTTACAGTATG GGGATGTATGAGTTTGCTGCCCTCGTCTTTTGCTTGGGGAAACTTTGGTGTTTTAGCTGTCGGGGTCTGGGCCATTGCACAGAGGGACTCGATCGATGCCGTGCTCATG TTTCTGTTGGGGATGGTGGTGACGATATTGACCGACATCATCCATTTTGGGATCTTTTACCCGCGGTATGACTTAGCGACAGAGACTGGAAGCACGTTTCGCTTCAGCCAGGGAATGGCCATCCTCAACCTGCTGCTCAAACCTGCGTCCTGCTTCTTCGTCTACCAAATGTACCGCGAGCGTGGAGGAGATTACAACGTTAACTTTG ACTTAGAGACCTCTCTGGACAGTCGATGCACGACGGATAGTGGTGACAGTGCTTTTATTGGCCGCCGCTATTGA